The sequence aacaaataaaataaatttgttcCATAAATGGTTAGATAGACATAGAGATATGTGTGAAAAGTGGGAAAATCATCATGAACGTTTAgctaaattaaaagaaaaatgggaaaatgataatgatggaGGTAATGTACCTAGTGATAATCATGTGTTGAATACGGATGTTTCGATCGAAATAGATATGGATAATCCTAAACCTATAAATCAATTTAGTAATATGGATATAAACGTGGATACACCTACTATGGATAATATGgaagatgatatatattatgatgtaaatgataatgatgatgataatgatcaACCATCTGTGTATGATATACCTATGGATCATAATAAAGTAGATGTAGATGTACCTAAGAAAGTACATATTGAAATGAAAATCCTTAATAATACATCTAATGGATCGTTGGAACAACAATTTCCTATATCGGATGtatggaatatataaaaaaaaaaaatatattattttacttgtttattttattttttttttttttttgttatattttatttgtatattcatttgtataatataaatatatatattcatagtatatatatatttttattttgatatatttgtataataatatttgtatatatatatatataatttgtttttttggcttttatataatatttgtaaatatatatatatatatatatatatatatatatatatatatataatttgtttttttgtttttgtataatatttctaaatatattcgattcataattttttgagtaatatttttatttttttttcattttatttttgattttttttttaaatgtcattgttcataattttaatatataatttttattttgtttgtataatatatataaatttgttttattttgtttctaTTTGACACATgtgattatttgtatatataaatttgttttatttgtataatatatatatatgttttattttgtgtttATTTGACACATttgattatttgtatatatattttgttcgaatttattttaattatttgtttttggatatttgtatatataaatttgtttcatttgtattatatatatatgattaaaaaaaaaaaataaaataaaaacatagaAACATATACCAtaccatataaattatattcatagtagtatattatatggttccatattaaaataaactaatataatacactaaaatatttcttattatatatatatatatatttaatatagtaACAACAAAAATGTTTTCAACACCATATACGGATATATCAacacattataatataataataatgaattaatCTAATCTTACaataagtattattataaaatagtaacaatataatatatcatatataataattgtattggaataacaatatttatatgatatccttttttttttttttttttttgtattcatacgtactatcatcatcaatataggaaataaattctttttaagaaatatgaagaatttttttttaacgcTTCTAATTacgtataaaataaaaataaatgattccTTGTTTTttcatagtatatatataatgtcgcgttatttgtttattgtataataatatatttattaaaatatgtagtaattaattattttgttacaacatgtaataataaaattaatgtatCATAAGTTGTAAAATACCATAACTtctattttaagaaatatatatataataatacacgttatgattataatatatttgaataacaTAAAACAATAGAATGTATTATGTAATAGTACGTATAATatcttattttgttatttgttttttttttaataataataaatatttatattttttgcgataattatataatttactactttaatgataaattaacgttttaatttatttgtaatatttttataaaaaaaaaaaaataatattaatcttaGTAACAACATAGATAAATTAGAGGGaattttataacatacaataaattttagaacaaaacaaataacataatatatgaaaatttatttattaatatatatgtatatattattatttgaagaagattttatatcatttattatgttataaaatatttgttgttaattgtttttataacaaCAATGTTAcgaaattatatgttttaataactATTTCATaagtatttcatatatatatattataaattggtattatatatatgtcatacACAATTTCCAAAACCTTGGTTTTGCAcatttgtaaataatttacaaCACAGAAATATgttgtattattactatatcgTTAGATATTAttgagaaaaatgaaaaaaataaaaaaaaaataaaccaaaaataaccataataatttattgtgttgatttaaaattaaatttcattaaaaattaaaaattaaaaaaaattataaaaaatgcagaatgttttgataaattattttaatattaatttttttacgtttttgtttttttttttttgtaataaataaaatggcAAATGTGGATccactataaaaaaaaaaatatatttacataatgggaaaataattgttaattatattaaataaattataatcatattttatgttaaacatttttatttaatttatttataatataaaataaagtattttatgtgatttttttagttataatatttatcaaaaaataatatacgtatcacaattaaaaaaaaatgaaaatccattatattaatatattattgtttgagcttccattaaatatattggtaaTTCCatgtcacatatatattaaagaggattaatataatcatattataatataatatatatatttatatataaatatattacgatatcgtatatataatttttatatatatatagtccaaatatacatatatatataaacataaaaacatacatatttataacatatatatataaaataaaaaagaactaattataatatacatatatatgtgaccattttgtatagatatataatcaAAGGAACCATAACAGCACCACACATCATACATTAAAAATACCAATCACTAGATTATTATGCGAGTGCGAATTATACGCACCATCTAACTATGACAACGATCCTGAAATGAAAGAAGTGATGGAAATTTTCGATCGTCAAACCTCAGAAAGGTTTCATGAATATGATGAAAGGATGAAAACTACACGCCAAAAATGTAGAGAACAATGTGATAAAGAAAtcgaaaaaattattttaaaagataaattggaaaaagaattaatggACAAATTTGCCACACTACACACAGATATGCAAAGTGATGCTATTCCCACATGTGTTTGCGAAAAATCAGTGGCAGATAAAACAGAAAAGGTATGTCTTAACTGTGGAAAAACTATGGGAGCAGTTGCACCTGCTTGGGGTTTGATCAGCGGTTTATGGTATGCAACATGGTCACAATATGTTTCTGCAAAGATACTTGAAGTGGGTATCTCTGAGGGTATAAAAGAGGGTTTAACTCAAATAATGAAATTCACAATATCTCTGTATCCTAAAGCTAATTTACCTAATATTACTGTTACACAAATGCTTTCCTCAGGTAAATTTACCAATAATGTAACACTATTTGATATGGTTCAACACATAAATAATACTATGTACACGACATTAGAGGCTGAAGAATATAGTAAATTTTGCGGGGTTGTATCTAGTATggctaaatataaaaatattacttttAATAGAACTTATGGAAAATATTCAACAGCAGTTACAGAAGCCGTTACTCAAGGTAAAACTAACGCAATAAATACATTAACACCTGCTACTAATACATTAACTACTGCTATTATTGCTTCTATGGTTGCAATTGTAGTCATAGTTTTggttatgataataatttatttaatattacgttatcgaagaaaaaagaaaatgaagaaaaaactgcaatatataaaattattagaagaatagatattattatgtgtTTGGTATTTTGATATTGGTAGGACGTTTGATAGAcgtattctttttctttgaaTGTAccgtgtgttttttttttttttctccattataaataactatatatttttatatgtattgcgcttttatatataatttatttttctataattttatttatttatttatttatttatttatttattttctaaatctcttttaattaataaataatgtaatttttaatttatataaaatacttatacgtattttaatatattatttttttaaaacataatgtaacgtatattttttaaatacctCATATGTTTTtcaaaggaatatatatcaaaaaaaaaaacaataaaacttatgattattataattatgattattatgattatgattattatgattactattattataaatattttaagaaacatattattcaaaatattatatctatatttatataatttaaattaaaaccaataagtatattatttcaattcAGAATTATCTTCCTTAAGAAAcctatcatattatatataatgttatttatatttatttcataatatattttattattttttttaatttttttttattagaaataCTACTAATACAATGAATTCAAAAAATAGTCaacatataacaaaatataataattacacgtaatataacaaatagatacaatacataaaaaaccaataaaaacacaaaaaacaaatcaaattaataaaaataaaacacaataaaaaaaagaataatgtatattttttattttaatataataatacactttttctttattttgctttgtaatttttattatgttgttttatttagtataatatgtaaatattttttgtttttatatatatatatttatttgataatatgtatatatttatgagatttaatttcatatatatttcataatttatattgttctttttaatttttttttaagtgttATTTGTTTCTATATTACGGTATGCattgatttattatcattatatttttatatatattaagtggcaaaaaaagaaaaaaaaaaaaaaaatttgtttattaaatattttttcttctgtaaaatgttttccatttttgtttatatttatatttatatatttttttttttttttttttttttttgttattttttatatatatgaaagttgtatgatatatttaaaatttttttttttttttttttttttgttattttttatatatatgaaatttatatgatatatttcaaatttttctttttttttttttttttttttattattttatatgtaaacacatttaggaaaaaaaaattataataataatttatatatatatatttttttttttctactgttaatttatttgtatttttttttttttttttaatataataaaaagtaaaaattataaattaaaaaattaatatatttaatttttaaagtaCTGTTATCACTAATATAACTGATTGTTATACTACTAATTACTActtctaataatattactattaatagtagtattaataacaataatacaaatagtaatatattattatattcaatgCGTTTCCAATagtttatgttttttaatttaaataattttaactattattgttatcatattaaatatatatatataatacaatataaatatgatatatatatgtacatatatataatataatttgtaacactaaaaattaaatacaaaaaaaaaaaaaaatacacaaacaaaaaatataatataacatgaacaattaaaaaatataacataatacacaaatataaaatataatataatacacaaatcaaatataatataacatcaacaaataaaaaatttaatataatgcacacataaaaaaaaaaaattcaaacatatatatatacatacatatattatatatcccaTACATCTGATATAGGATATTTCTCTTTCACCAATTTCGTATTTACATCCATTTCAATTTGTACTTTACTAGGAACATCCATAGCATTACTATCCACAGTTGATGCATCATGATCATGTacatcataataaatatcatcTTGCACATCATAATAaggttcattatatttttccagATCCTCCAAGATAGTATCCATGGAAGAATTGTCAGGGTTACTATCCACGTAGGTGTCATCCACTTGGTTGGGGTTACTATCCACATATGTAAACTCATTTGTAGTTTTGGGATTATCCATATGTATTTGTATAGAAACATCCGTATTCAACACTTGTTTACCACTAGGTATGTCACTTAGTTTACCACTATGTATATCACTAGGATGAATATCACTATGTATGTTGTTATCACTAGGTATATCACTTAGTTTACCACTAGGTATACCACTATTTATGTCACCACTATGTGTCTCATTTTCCCACTCTTCTTTCAATTTGGCTAACCGctcattatcatttttcaACTTTTCGCACATATCTCTATGTCTATCTAACCATTTATGGAATAGTTCCAGTTGGTTGTGGATGGGGTCACTATTTGTTAGTTTGGCAACACTATTGGttgatgtattttttttcgtATGATTTGTTccaaataattcattttcttttcttttcaaaacttcatcatatatatcaatatgttTGTTACCACTTAATGTGTCATTAATTAAATCGATACCagaatatacattatttgaTACATATTTTGGATCATCCATACTATTAGTactcatattaatattataactaaTTTCTTCTCCAGTATATAAATTTCTATCATGAATAGAAGTAATAAAAGGTTTTTCTTCCATATTATGACGTGACGTGGTAGTAATATTGGTATTTGTTGGACTATTTCCACttctataattattatttggttCTGTATTTGGTAAATATTGTGATATAAATTCATCTTTCAATGTATTCCACTCATTATCTGTAATTTTACTACTAGGTATACcatcattttgtatatcattTTGTGTATCACTAGCTGTTGTGTTGTTACCACTAGCTGTTGTGTTGTTACCACTAGCTGTTGTGTTGTTACCACTAGCTGTTGTGTTGTTACCACTAGGTTCTAGTACCACTTCAatcaatgttttatatttaggaGCACGTGgtgcatatatatcattaatatccaGTTCTTCATATTCACTTTCGGAAGAGGAAGTAATATCACTATAATGATCGGTGTAACCACTATCTGTTCCACTATCTCCTTCAAGGTAAATGTACCGTTTGCCTCTGTATTTACCACTAGTATAAGGTATATATCTATTGGGTGAAAGTTTTGTCGGTATATCATAATCACTTTTGGGGATATTAATGACACGCAAAAGATCAATAGTAGATTTggtttttttctataataaaaaattgaacatatatgtgtatatgtatatatgtacttaggtattatatatgtgtttgttaatgtatgtatgtatgtagttatgggtatatatatatatatatatatatatatatatatatatatgtgtaaatgtGTATGTAGTtatgggtatatatatatatatatgtatgtatatttatgtgtatatgtgcatgtatt is a genomic window of Plasmodium falciparum 3D7 genome assembly, chromosome: 7 containing:
- a CDS encoding rifin, translated to MKIHYINILLFELPLNILIYNQRNHNSTTHHTLKIPITRLLCECELYAPSNYDNDPEMKEVMEIFDRQTSERFHEYDERMKTTRQKCREQCDKEIEKIILKDKLEKELMDKFATLHTDMQSDAIPTCVCEKSVADKTEKVCLNCGKTMGAVAPAWGLISGLWYATWSQYVSAKILEVGISEGIKEGLTQIMKFTISLYPKANLPNITVTQMLSSGKFTNNVTLFDMVQHINNTMYTTLEAEEYSKFCGVVSSMAKYKNITFNRTYGKYSTAVTEAVTQGKTNAINTLTPATNTLTTAIIASMVAIVVIVLVMIIIYLILRYRRKKKMKKKLQYIKLLEE